In one Arachis duranensis cultivar V14167 chromosome 9, aradu.V14167.gnm2.J7QH, whole genome shotgun sequence genomic region, the following are encoded:
- the LOC110275502 gene encoding protein FAR1-RELATED SEQUENCE 5-like yields the protein MEGSQREEGCRPDEELDDACGGDSMNGVSDEYPSDYAYVFGLSEQDIIRKVFRSEERAYDFYSKFGRCHGFGVRKGDYGKDEEGNLIRRRFFCNRAGLRDEKHLNRLDRKRGHRPETMTNCLAKLSIYLDRENSTWKVRKVILDHNHELTPRRMVHMIPKFRRISDAAKANIDGMRGYGVSTSKILGYMAGVAGGYSLLGFTKKDAYNYIDHMRRAKVVNGDSNAAIVYLEGKAAADPMSMARYNVTKDGMLANMFWADGPCRVDYQYFGDVVAFDSTYKKNKYQRPLVIFSGSNNHKQTTIFGFGLVLDETIESYTWMLENLLEVMCNKQPSVVVTDGDDAMIAAVKKVFPEATHRLCAWHLQKNVTSNGGEQMFREIFCKWLYADMEVDDFELEWEEASEKFGLHKKCWANQMYEKRHMWCNAYLRGKFCAGYRTTSRCEGINSHIKGFLNSKHSILELVQNLELVVREYRNNELVAQFNSIYSTPVLTTCLDPIERCAADVYTRAIFVLVKKEIDGVGAINFVSKRRVSTTMVYTMEEYGHPGHNIVTLFDRTMTRMECQCRFWEKEGFPCRHIFFVMKHEHLKDIPNRLILKRWRRDAKAIEEYGDKTDDMLSERGFLLRHGALHAASQWMLYLGSKNRTVFKTAMEGIRGICTDIHAILGQPNEGRKANADEHIRDPVVVRTKGAPRSKGKKGKKRRCTFCKRTGHTKRTCLDRVPNRSKWGLQEDEESVEIPGANENFMGVHETSLPPRSASVYSRDGKNVLAELKPVGTQERIVGTAQSEILASVADVGSCDYHQQVLDLLKSLNATIGSDGIEKSQ from the exons ATGGAAGGAAGCCAAAGGGAGGAGGGGTGTAGGCCTGATGAggaattggatgatgcatgtgGCGGTGACAGCATGAATGGAGTATCGGATGAGTATCCATCCGATTATGCTTATGTATTCGGGTTGTCAGAACAAGATATAATAAGAAAAGTCTTTCGAAGTGAGGAAAGAGCATATGATTTTTACAGTAAATTTGGCAGATGTCATGGATTTGGCGTGCGCAAGGGTGATTATGGAAAGGATGAAGAAGGAAATTTGATAAGGAGAAGGTTTTTTTGTAATAGGGCCGGACTGAGAGATGAGAAACACTTGAACAGGTTGGATAGAAAAAGGGGACACCGTCCTGAAACAATGACTAATTGCTTGGCGAAGCTGTCGATTTATCTGGATAGGGAAAACTCAACATGGAAGGTTCGCAAAGTAATCTTGGATCACAATCATGAACTGACACCTCGAAGGATGGTGCACATGATTCCGAAATTCCGTCGTATATCGGATGCTGCAAAGGCAAACATAGATGGCATGCGTGGGTATGGTGTTTCGACATCAAAGATTTTGGGTTACATGGCTGGGGTTGCCGGAGGGTACTCTTTGTTGGGCTTTACAAAAAAGGATGCATACAACTACATTGATCACATGAGGCGGGCCAAGGTCGTTAATGGTGACTCGAATGCCGCTATTGTATATCTAGAGGGAAAGGCAGCGGCGGATCCAATGTCAATGGCTAGGTATAATGTTACAAAGGATGGAATGTTGGCGAACATGTTCTGGGCTGATGGACCTTGCAGAGTAGACTATCAGTATTTTGGGGATGTGGTCGCCTTTGACTCGACATACAAGAAGAATAAGTACCAGCGCCCgttagtgatattctctgggtCAAACAATCATAAGCAAACCACGATATTCGGATTTGGATTGGTGCTAGATGAAACAATAGAAAGTTATACGTGGATGTTGGAGAATTTGTTGGAGGTGATGTGTAATAAGCAGCCTTCTGTTGTGGTAACTGATGGCGATGATGCGATGATTGCGGCAGTCAAAAAAGTGTTTCCAGAAGCTACTCATCGGTTGTGTGCATGGCACTTACAGAAGAATGTAACCTCAAATGGAGGCGAGCAGATGTTTCGTGAGATATTCTGTAAATGGCTTTATGCTGACATGGAGGTAGATGACTTCGAGCTTGAATGGGAAGAAGCTTCTGAGAAATTTGGTCTACACAAAAAATGTTGGGCAAACCAGATGTACGAAAAAAGGCACATGTGGTGTAATGCGTACCTTCGTGGCAAGTTTTGTGCTGGATATCGCACAACGTCTAGGTGTGAGGGAATAAATTCTCACATAAAGGGATTTTTGAACTCAAAACATAGTATTTTGGAATTGGTGCAAAATTTGGAGTTAGTAGTCCGAGAATACCGCAACAACGAGCTAGTTGCGCAATTCAATTCAATATATAGCACCCCTGTTCTAACAACGTGTCTGGATCCTATTGAGAGGTGCGCTGCAGATGTTTACACGAGAGCTATTTTTGTACTAGTTAAGAAAGAGATTGACGGTGTTGGAGCGATTAATTTTGTGAGTAAAAGGAGGGTCTCCACAACAATGGTATACACAATGGAAGAGTATGGTCATCCCGGCCACAACATTGTTACCTTATTTGATAGGACCATGACTAGAATGGAATGTCAGTGCCGATTCTGGGAGAAGGAGGGCTTTCCATGCAGACACATATTCTTTGTCATGAAGCACGAGCATTTAAAGGATATTCCAAATCGTTTAATTTTGAAGCGGTGGAGGAGGGACGCCAAGGCAATTGAAGAGTACGGCGATAAGACCGACGACATGTTGAGCGAGAGAGGTTTTCTATTGCGGCATGGGGCACTCCATGCGGCATCACAGTGGATGTTATACCTTGGTTCAAAGAATCGAACTGTATTTAAGACTGCAATGGAGGGAATTCGCGGAATTTGTACTGACATCCATGCAATACTTGGTCAACCGAATGAGGGAAGAAAAGCAAATGCGGACGAGCACATTCGGGATCCCGTTGTTGTTAGAACTAAAGGTGCTCCACGGTCCAAAGGcaaaaagggaaagaagaggAGATGTACGTTTTGCAAAAGGACCGGCCACACAAAGCGGACATGTCTTGATAGGGTACCAAACCGATCCAAATGGGGTTTGCAAGAGGATGAAGAATCTGTCGAAATACCAGGGGCCAACGAG AACTTTATGGGGGTACATGAAACAAGTCTGCCTCCGAGGTCAGCATCGGTGTATTCACGAGATGGAAAAAATGTTTTGGCAGAATTAAAACCCGTGGGAACTCAGGAGAGGATCGTCGGAACTGCACAAAGTGAGATTCTAGCATCTGTTGCAGATGTAGGCAGTTGCGACTATCACCAACAG GTACTAGATCTCCTGAAATCGCTGAATGCAACAATAGGCTCAGATGGCATTGAGAAGTCCCAGTGA